One window of Stenotrophomonas indicatrix genomic DNA carries:
- a CDS encoding peptidoglycan-binding protein: MADIYQDMVQPRGAAYSSDRIKSWSHYREPIDQSDGRLHGNSRRWGDASPEVQSRVIDTLIESAREKGLTPRETAHVLAIARVESGFNPDAAAGTTSASGLGQFIDKTGNHYHLNNRNRFDVGAQSDALVDHYIDNRTLAHKRGQGEEYIYKYHHDGPTRDYGGLNLSDKKVMPYVDKYEQFVEQRLGQTHGQSHGSHAAPAVAAAAQAKPAAAHAEGQTRTFEQTMQVMLPPQNGVKPHVTGEFGEHRAHKPHGGTDFNYVGGQHGRNLQHPTVNAPISGTVTFVGGDYGTVKIKDAQGNSHEILHLQSTQVKEGQPIKAGEPIGTMGGRGPGGAGQYAQHVHYQLKDPHGKLLSPQDFWDQGKLKETGKGGHAHEGDHGGVLRQGAKGEEVTALQKELNRLGVRDSHGNRLSEDGRFGANTKDAVTAYQKQQGLSADGVAGPATMGKLAEGRSHAEAAPKGPQLGDKAHPDTPLHNAIRGHMPGMICNEMAAHVTAQAKAAGIDSPEKLQGVTLQDGKAFVMGTVPGFRTAVDMTQTAPSVQETSAAMLAKHEPSQQHVQDEQQRVAMGR; the protein is encoded by the coding sequence ATGGCAGACATCTACCAGGACATGGTCCAGCCCCGCGGGGCGGCCTACAGCAGTGACCGTATCAAATCGTGGAGCCACTACCGCGAGCCGATCGACCAGAGCGACGGCCGCCTGCATGGCAATTCCCGCCGGTGGGGCGATGCGTCCCCGGAAGTACAGTCACGGGTGATCGACACCCTCATCGAGTCGGCGCGCGAGAAGGGCCTGACCCCGCGCGAAACCGCGCACGTACTGGCCATCGCCCGCGTTGAATCGGGTTTCAACCCTGACGCCGCCGCTGGCACCACCTCGGCCTCGGGCCTGGGCCAGTTCATCGACAAGACCGGCAACCACTACCACCTCAACAACCGCAACCGCTTCGACGTCGGCGCACAGTCCGATGCACTGGTTGACCACTACATCGACAACCGCACCTTGGCGCACAAGCGTGGCCAGGGTGAGGAATACATCTACAAGTACCATCACGACGGCCCGACCCGCGATTACGGCGGCCTGAACCTGTCTGACAAGAAAGTGATGCCGTACGTGGACAAGTACGAGCAGTTCGTGGAGCAGCGCCTGGGTCAGACCCATGGCCAGTCGCATGGCAGCCACGCTGCACCCGCCGTGGCTGCGGCCGCGCAGGCCAAGCCGGCAGCGGCGCATGCCGAAGGCCAGACCCGCACCTTCGAGCAGACCATGCAGGTGATGCTGCCCCCGCAGAACGGGGTCAAGCCGCACGTTACCGGTGAGTTCGGCGAACACCGCGCGCACAAGCCGCACGGCGGCACCGACTTCAACTATGTCGGTGGCCAGCATGGCCGCAACCTGCAGCACCCGACCGTCAACGCGCCGATTTCCGGCACGGTGACCTTCGTCGGCGGCGACTACGGCACGGTGAAGATCAAGGATGCGCAGGGCAACTCGCACGAGATCCTTCACCTGCAGTCGACCCAGGTGAAGGAAGGCCAGCCGATCAAGGCCGGCGAGCCGATCGGCACGATGGGCGGGCGTGGCCCGGGTGGTGCGGGGCAGTACGCCCAGCACGTGCATTACCAGTTGAAGGATCCGCACGGCAAGCTGCTCAGCCCGCAGGATTTCTGGGACCAGGGCAAGCTGAAGGAAACCGGCAAGGGTGGCCATGCGCATGAGGGCGACCACGGCGGCGTGCTGCGCCAGGGCGCCAAGGGCGAGGAAGTAACTGCGCTGCAGAAGGAGCTCAACCGCTTGGGTGTGCGCGACAGCCACGGCAACCGGCTGAGCGAGGATGGCAGGTTCGGCGCCAATACCAAGGACGCAGTGACCGCCTACCAGAAGCAGCAGGGGCTCTCCGCCGATGGCGTGGCCGGTCCGGCAACGATGGGCAAGCTGGCCGAAGGCCGCAGCCATGCCGAGGCGGCGCCGAAGGGGCCGCAACTGGGCGACAAGGCGCATCCGGATACGCCGCTGCACAACGCCATCCGTGGCCACATGCCGGGCATGATCTGCAACGAGATGGCCGCGCATGTGACCGCGCAGGCCAAGGCTGCCGGCATCGATTCGCCGGAGAAGCTGCAGGGTGTGACCCTGCAGGATGGCAAGGCATTCGTGATGGGCACCGTTCCCGGCTTCCGCACTGCAGTGGACATGACCCAGACGGCACCGAGCGTGCAGGAGACCAGTGCTGCCATGCTGGCCAAGCATGAGCCCTCCCAGCAGCACGTGCAGGACGAGCAGCAGCGGGTGGCCATGGGCCGTTGA
- a CDS encoding alpha/beta hydrolase family protein encodes MHATRWILALLLASLTPLAMAAAPITAGERHGVTTLESAAIRDGAHRDVLRFTVWYPASPGSQETPLTIGPADAPLFEVGRAAKDAPITGGRLPTLLLSHGNGGTARMMGWLGTALARAGYLVIAVDHPGNNGADEMTLAGSVLTWLRADDLKAALAAVQADLQLRPHIDASRLGVIGYSAGGFTALLSAGARPDMTRLLAFCKAHADDGVCRPQQEAATHTMEVRLAAAASPQLQPYVQHAQDDRSIPGVRAVFVLAPAIVQAFAPEQLKALQQPVAIVLGAADEVAPPATNGDVAAALIPKATLHALPGVGHYDFLSGCTPLAKERLPALCTTAVPKEQTHAVVVEDAVRFFGEALR; translated from the coding sequence ATGCACGCAACGCGATGGATCCTGGCCCTGCTGCTGGCTTCGCTGACACCGCTGGCGATGGCGGCAGCGCCCATCACCGCCGGTGAACGCCACGGCGTGACAACGCTGGAAAGCGCGGCGATACGCGATGGCGCGCACCGCGATGTGCTGCGCTTCACCGTGTGGTACCCGGCAAGCCCTGGCAGCCAGGAAACGCCGCTGACCATCGGGCCAGCGGATGCGCCACTGTTCGAGGTGGGGCGCGCCGCGAAGGACGCCCCCATCACCGGAGGGCGCCTGCCGACGCTGTTGCTGTCGCATGGTAATGGCGGCACCGCGCGCATGATGGGGTGGCTGGGCACTGCGCTTGCGCGTGCGGGCTACCTGGTGATCGCCGTGGACCACCCGGGCAACAATGGCGCCGATGAGATGACGCTGGCCGGCAGCGTGCTGACCTGGCTGCGCGCCGACGACCTGAAGGCCGCGCTGGCCGCAGTGCAGGCCGACCTGCAGTTGAGGCCACACATTGATGCGTCGCGGCTGGGCGTGATTGGCTATTCCGCCGGTGGCTTCACCGCACTGCTCAGCGCCGGCGCGCGGCCGGACATGACGCGGCTGCTGGCGTTCTGCAAGGCGCACGCGGACGACGGCGTGTGCAGACCGCAGCAGGAAGCGGCCACGCATACGATGGAGGTGCGTCTTGCTGCAGCAGCATCGCCGCAACTGCAGCCCTACGTGCAGCACGCACAGGATGATCGTTCGATTCCCGGTGTCCGCGCAGTCTTCGTGCTGGCGCCAGCCATCGTGCAGGCATTCGCACCGGAGCAGCTGAAGGCGTTGCAGCAGCCGGTGGCGATCGTACTGGGCGCTGCTGATGAGGTGGCGCCGCCAGCGACCAACGGTGATGTGGCGGCGGCGCTGATTCCGAAAGCAACGCTGCACGCACTGCCAGGTGTCGGCCACTACGATTTCCTGTCCGGGTGCACGCCGCTGGCGAAAGAGCGGCTGCCGGCGCTATGCACTACTGCGGTGCCGAAGGAACAGACGCATGCCGTGGTGGTGGAAGACGCGGTGCGCTTCTTCGGTGAGGCACTGCGATAG
- a CDS encoding DUF6869 domain-containing protein: MKSILLWWGEAVRLASQPEKSGMHRNRGIESAGKPHGGPQKIAEAWVQFNRLPMGASERQSHMQVLDVVDDIIQRDADGGWEFIEAVRQMDVDAPLLSNLAAGPLEDYLVAHGEAEIERLESLANQDASFRELLGRTWKNSMSEELWRRVQRAARSG; encoded by the coding sequence TTGAAATCTATCCTCCTGTGGTGGGGTGAAGCTGTTCGCTTGGCCTCTCAACCGGAAAAATCTGGGATGCATCGAAATAGAGGTATTGAATCAGCCGGAAAGCCGCATGGTGGACCGCAGAAGATCGCCGAAGCATGGGTTCAGTTCAATCGACTTCCCATGGGCGCCAGTGAGCGGCAATCGCACATGCAGGTGCTGGATGTTGTCGATGACATCATTCAGCGGGATGCCGACGGAGGATGGGAATTCATTGAGGCCGTCAGGCAGATGGATGTGGATGCACCTCTACTATCCAATCTCGCTGCTGGGCCATTGGAGGACTACTTGGTGGCCCATGGCGAGGCAGAGATCGAGAGGCTGGAGAGCCTGGCAAATCAGGACGCTTCTTTTCGTGAGCTGCTTGGCCGGACGTGGAAGAACTCAATGTCGGAAGAGCTCTGGCGGCGAGTACAGCGTGCCGCCCGGTCAGGCTGA
- a CDS encoding short-chain fatty acid transporter: MASTAAVQDGWMARAALRSAAWAEKWFPDAYVFAVLGVVIVAVAAIGFGATPQATASAFGDGFWSLIPFTMQMAFVVIGGYALATAPVVARFIDFLARVPRTGRGAVVYVGLVSMLASLLSWGFSLVFGGLLVRALARRTELRMDYRAAGASAYLGLGAVWAMGLSSSAAQLQANPASMPPGLVEITGVLPFTETIFLWQSIALTSVLILVSLLIAWLTAPAAGSARTAEDFPGAAQAEPEPLQRRTRPGEWLEYSPLLTVLLSLLAFGWLFNEFANKPLVSAIANLNTYNFMFISLGLLLHWRPRSFLNAVAKAVPSTTGVLIQFPLYGGIAMILTHAAGGDGETLAHRLSSLFVHVASTDTFALVMGVYSAVLGFFVPSGGGKWIIEAPYVMQAANELKAHLGWAVQVYNAAEALPNLINPFWMLPLLGVLGLKARDIVGFTFIQLLVHIPLVLGLLWLLGMTLAYVPPVMP; encoded by the coding sequence ATGGCCTCGACGGCAGCAGTACAGGACGGCTGGATGGCGCGCGCAGCATTGCGCTCGGCCGCCTGGGCGGAAAAGTGGTTTCCCGATGCGTACGTGTTCGCGGTGCTCGGCGTGGTCATCGTCGCGGTGGCCGCGATCGGCTTCGGCGCCACCCCGCAGGCCACCGCCAGCGCCTTCGGCGACGGATTCTGGAGCCTGATTCCCTTCACCATGCAGATGGCCTTCGTGGTCATCGGTGGCTATGCCTTGGCCACTGCGCCGGTGGTGGCGCGCTTCATCGACTTCCTCGCCCGCGTACCGCGCACCGGTCGCGGCGCAGTGGTGTACGTCGGCCTGGTCAGCATGCTGGCCTCGCTGCTCAGCTGGGGCTTCTCGCTGGTGTTCGGTGGTCTGCTGGTGCGTGCGCTGGCCCGCCGCACCGAGCTGCGCATGGACTACCGTGCTGCCGGTGCCTCAGCCTATCTGGGGCTGGGCGCGGTGTGGGCGATGGGCCTGAGTTCGTCGGCGGCACAGCTGCAGGCCAATCCGGCCAGCATGCCGCCGGGGCTGGTGGAGATCACCGGCGTGCTGCCGTTCACCGAAACCATCTTCCTGTGGCAGTCGATCGCGCTGACCTCGGTGCTGATCCTGGTCTCGCTGCTGATCGCCTGGCTGACCGCTCCGGCTGCCGGCAGCGCGCGCACCGCCGAAGATTTCCCCGGCGCCGCCCAGGCCGAACCGGAGCCGCTGCAGCGCCGTACGCGCCCGGGCGAGTGGCTGGAGTACAGCCCGTTGTTGACCGTGCTGCTTTCGCTGCTGGCCTTCGGCTGGCTGTTCAACGAGTTCGCCAACAAGCCGTTGGTCAGCGCCATCGCCAACCTCAACACCTACAACTTCATGTTCATCTCGCTGGGCCTGCTGCTGCACTGGCGCCCGCGCAGTTTCCTCAACGCGGTGGCCAAGGCGGTGCCGAGCACCACTGGTGTGCTGATCCAGTTCCCGCTGTACGGCGGCATCGCGATGATCCTTACCCACGCTGCCGGTGGCGACGGTGAGACGCTGGCGCACCGTCTGTCGAGCCTGTTCGTGCACGTGGCCAGCACCGATACGTTCGCGCTGGTGATGGGTGTGTACTCGGCGGTGCTGGGCTTCTTCGTACCGTCCGGTGGCGGCAAATGGATCATCGAAGCGCCGTACGTGATGCAGGCCGCGAACGAGCTGAAGGCGCACCTGGGCTGGGCGGTGCAGGTCTACAACGCGGCCGAAGCGCTGCCGAATCTGATCAATCCGTTCTGGATGCTGCCACTGCTGGGCGTGCTCGGCCTGAAGGCCCGCGACATCGTCGGCTTCACCTTCATCCAGTTGCTGGTGCATATCCCGCTGGTGCTGGGCCTGCTGTGGCTGCTGGGTATGACGCTGGCCTACGTGCCGCCGGTGATGCCGTAG
- a CDS encoding adhesin — protein MTKHLVLCLAIGLTACAAQEPRADSCPTIVITYAGIARVDGMTYGRFQINPHGSRPLQLLLASADRRLYARAATVEVRRIDEQAWRSFNVILEEVAPPAARLSIAPGEAMTVLFDGDGAFLSGAISAGEEFSIIVRDVQGCAHRSVPFQPGVNGAAAGDREAE, from the coding sequence GTGACCAAGCATCTCGTCCTCTGTCTGGCCATTGGCCTGACCGCATGCGCTGCCCAAGAACCACGCGCGGACTCATGCCCGACAATCGTCATCACCTATGCCGGCATCGCACGGGTGGATGGCATGACCTACGGCCGCTTCCAGATCAATCCGCATGGTTCTCGGCCACTGCAGCTGTTGCTGGCCAGCGCCGACAGACGCCTGTATGCCAGGGCAGCCACCGTAGAGGTTCGTCGGATTGACGAACAGGCGTGGCGGTCCTTCAATGTCATCCTCGAAGAAGTTGCGCCTCCGGCAGCACGGCTGTCGATCGCCCCTGGCGAGGCAATGACGGTGCTGTTCGACGGCGACGGCGCGTTTCTGTCCGGCGCGATCAGCGCTGGGGAGGAATTCTCGATCATCGTCCGCGACGTGCAGGGCTGCGCCCACCGCTCGGTTCCCTTCCAGCCTGGCGTCAACGGAGCCGCAGCGGGGGATCGGGAAGCCGAATGA
- a CDS encoding VOC family protein — translation MRLLHLTLPVSDVASVAAYFRDVLQLEVAGDQVRIGWSTIQLQPAGDHPVGGVHLAFNVPDNRFAAAMSWLRARTPFQRNPEGLDYFALESSWQSQSVYFTGPDGLILELIGRRRLPASERSGAFHGSELTCLSEVGLPSHDVDAVREQSSQRFGLQPISTSSPQFAPMGDDEGLLIVVAADRRWFPELKDLPNAQGLQLQVGDVSGSGELQDAALGWRVRAA, via the coding sequence ATGCGCCTGCTGCACCTCACCCTGCCGGTATCCGATGTCGCCAGTGTCGCCGCGTACTTCCGCGACGTGCTGCAACTGGAGGTGGCCGGCGACCAGGTCCGCATCGGCTGGAGCACGATCCAGCTGCAACCTGCCGGCGACCACCCTGTCGGCGGCGTGCACCTGGCCTTCAATGTGCCGGACAACCGCTTCGCCGCCGCCATGAGCTGGCTGCGTGCACGCACGCCCTTCCAACGCAACCCGGAAGGCCTCGATTACTTCGCACTGGAAAGCAGCTGGCAATCGCAGTCGGTGTACTTCACCGGACCCGATGGCCTGATCCTCGAGCTGATCGGCCGCAGGCGCTTGCCGGCCAGCGAACGCAGCGGTGCCTTCCATGGCAGCGAACTGACCTGCCTGAGCGAGGTCGGCCTGCCCAGCCATGATGTCGATGCGGTACGCGAACAGTCCAGCCAGCGCTTCGGCCTGCAACCGATCAGCACGTCGTCGCCGCAGTTCGCGCCGATGGGCGATGACGAGGGGCTGCTGATCGTGGTCGCCGCCGATCGCCGTTGGTTCCCCGAGCTGAAGGACCTGCCCAACGCGCAGGGACTGCAGCTGCAGGTGGGCGATGTGAGCGGCAGCGGTGAACTGCAGGATGCCGCGCTGGGCTGGCGGGTGCGAGCGGCCTGA
- a CDS encoding YiiX/YebB-like N1pC/P60 family cysteine hydrolase encodes MRTLLLVLSLLVPALWPGGVAALEVQEGDLLFVTAGHAGLSAAIDDATGKQGAPSFDHVALVASAPQGWEVLHADEKGSRRQTLDQFREDARGKQRQIVVYRLRAPPRNAITDAVATARTMLGKPYNTAYVLNDESYYCSDFIERAFRAHHVFALQPMNFRNPQTSEISRHWVDLYRGMGLDVPQGLPGTNPNDMAAATVLQRIGVLE; translated from the coding sequence ATGCGCACACTCCTGCTCGTCCTCTCCCTGCTGGTGCCAGCGCTGTGGCCCGGCGGCGTGGCCGCACTGGAGGTGCAGGAAGGCGATCTGCTGTTCGTCACCGCCGGCCATGCCGGCCTGAGCGCGGCCATCGACGATGCGACGGGAAAACAAGGTGCGCCCAGCTTCGACCATGTCGCGCTGGTGGCTTCGGCACCGCAAGGCTGGGAGGTGCTGCATGCCGACGAGAAGGGCTCGCGCCGGCAGACGCTGGACCAGTTCCGCGAAGATGCGCGTGGCAAGCAGCGGCAGATCGTGGTCTATCGCCTGCGCGCGCCGCCAAGGAATGCCATCACCGATGCAGTGGCCACCGCACGCACGATGCTGGGCAAGCCGTACAACACCGCCTACGTATTGAACGACGAAAGTTACTACTGCTCGGACTTCATCGAGCGCGCGTTCCGTGCGCACCATGTGTTCGCGCTGCAGCCGATGAACTTCCGCAACCCGCAGACCAGTGAGATCTCCCGGCATTGGGTAGACCTGTATCGCGGCATGGGCCTGGACGTACCGCAGGGCCTGCCCGGTACCAACCCCAACGACATGGCCGCAGCGACGGTGCTGCAGCGGATCGGCGTGCTCGAATAA
- a CDS encoding helix-turn-helix domain-containing protein: MSAAGKALWYIESHADKPLALADIAAAAGLSPFHLSRLFQARTGTSVVRYLRGRRLTAAAQQLANGAGDILQVALSAGYSTHAAFTRAFCEQFGQTPERVREQGLQELALVHAIRLDDAPQPCSEAPKLIDCAPFQVAGIGMRHTRNSGGAIPGQWAQLNREWPTPAPVSFGVCCNSDDDGGFDYIAALPVNALPSVPAHWQRVDVPARRYLVAWHAGHIATIRATWFWLLDQYLPANRLNLANAPDLERYDTRFDEHSGHGGVEIWLPVDQRTA; this comes from the coding sequence ATGAGCGCGGCAGGCAAAGCGTTGTGGTACATCGAAAGCCATGCGGACAAGCCGCTGGCGCTGGCCGACATCGCGGCCGCCGCCGGACTGTCGCCGTTCCACCTGTCGCGCCTGTTCCAGGCCCGCACCGGCACCTCGGTGGTGCGCTACCTGCGTGGACGCCGCCTGACCGCCGCTGCACAGCAGCTGGCCAACGGTGCCGGCGACATCCTGCAGGTGGCGTTGTCGGCGGGCTACAGCACCCATGCCGCCTTCACCCGTGCCTTCTGCGAGCAGTTCGGGCAGACCCCGGAGCGCGTGCGCGAGCAGGGCCTGCAGGAGCTGGCACTGGTACACGCGATCCGCCTCGACGATGCACCGCAGCCCTGCAGCGAGGCGCCGAAGCTGATCGACTGCGCCCCCTTCCAGGTGGCTGGCATCGGCATGCGCCACACCCGCAACAGCGGCGGTGCGATTCCGGGGCAGTGGGCACAGCTCAATCGCGAATGGCCAACGCCGGCACCGGTCAGTTTCGGTGTGTGCTGCAACAGTGACGACGATGGCGGCTTCGACTACATCGCAGCGCTGCCGGTGAACGCACTGCCATCGGTGCCGGCACACTGGCAGCGGGTGGATGTTCCTGCACGCCGTTACCTGGTGGCCTGGCATGCTGGCCATATCGCCACCATCCGCGCGACCTGGTTCTGGCTGCTGGACCAATATCTGCCCGCCAACCGCCTCAACCTGGCCAACGCGCCGGACCTTGAACGCTACGACACCCGATTCGACGAGCATAGCGGCCACGGTGGCGTGGAAATCTGGCTGCCGGTCGATCAACGCACTGCCTGA
- a CDS encoding AMP-binding protein: protein MARDTAARPTYEQALADFSIERGQRQLHGDLQTGINACVECCDRHCGRNALALRWVDAHGALHRYTFEDLREASARVAQVLAAQGIGKGDVVAGLLPRTPDLLATILGTWRVGAVYQPLFTAFGPKAIETRLNTGRTALVVTDSANRSKLDEVDGCPPVATLLASGQTLRAGDIDWSARTADATADFVPVMLRGDALMALLSTSGTTGSPKGVPVPVRALLAFASYMQLAVDLRPEDVFWNIADPGWAYGLYYAVIGPLLLGQATTFSEAGFSVQGLNDIVARLGVTNLAGSPTAYRQIIAAGPEASAAINGKLRVVSSAGEPLNPEITRWFAAHLGTTVLDHYGQTETGMVVNNHHALGHAVRPGSSGVAMPGYRVAVLDDAGNELPPRTPGILAVDLRQSPIMWFAGYYGADTPALGDRYYLTGDSVECEDDGSISFIGRSDDLITSSGYRIGPFDVESVLMEHPAVAETAVIGVPDPERTEIVKAFVILRAGFSGSDALAQELQQHVRRRLSAHAYPRQVAFVAELPKTPSGKLQRFLLRKAEIEKQAAAG from the coding sequence ATGGCCCGCGACACCGCAGCACGCCCGACCTACGAACAGGCACTGGCCGATTTCAGCATCGAGCGCGGACAGCGACAGTTGCACGGTGACCTGCAGACCGGCATCAACGCCTGCGTGGAGTGCTGCGACCGCCACTGCGGCCGCAATGCGCTGGCGCTGCGCTGGGTGGACGCCCACGGTGCCCTGCATCGGTACACCTTCGAGGACCTGCGCGAGGCCTCCGCGCGCGTTGCCCAGGTGCTGGCCGCGCAGGGCATCGGCAAGGGCGATGTGGTGGCCGGCCTGCTGCCGCGTACACCGGACCTGCTGGCGACCATCCTCGGCACCTGGCGGGTGGGTGCGGTCTACCAGCCGCTGTTCACTGCGTTCGGCCCCAAGGCCATCGAAACACGGTTGAACACCGGGCGCACCGCATTGGTGGTGACCGACAGCGCAAACCGCAGCAAGCTGGACGAGGTCGATGGCTGCCCGCCGGTCGCCACCCTCCTGGCATCGGGACAGACACTACGTGCCGGCGACATCGACTGGAGCGCACGCACTGCCGATGCCACAGCTGATTTCGTGCCGGTGATGCTGCGCGGCGATGCGCTGATGGCACTGCTGTCCACCTCCGGCACCACCGGCAGCCCCAAGGGCGTGCCGGTGCCGGTGCGCGCATTGCTGGCCTTTGCCAGTTACATGCAGTTGGCCGTGGACCTGCGCCCAGAGGACGTGTTCTGGAACATCGCCGATCCCGGCTGGGCCTATGGGCTGTATTACGCGGTGATCGGCCCGCTGCTGCTGGGCCAGGCCACCACCTTCAGCGAAGCCGGTTTCAGCGTGCAGGGGCTGAACGACATCGTCGCGCGGCTGGGTGTCACCAATCTTGCCGGTTCGCCCACAGCGTACCGGCAGATCATCGCCGCCGGGCCCGAGGCCAGTGCGGCCATCAACGGCAAGCTGCGGGTGGTGAGCAGCGCCGGCGAACCGCTGAACCCGGAGATCACCCGTTGGTTCGCCGCCCATCTGGGCACCACGGTGCTCGACCACTACGGCCAGACCGAGACCGGCATGGTGGTCAACAACCACCACGCGCTGGGCCACGCCGTGCGGCCGGGATCATCGGGCGTTGCGATGCCCGGTTACCGCGTGGCGGTACTGGACGATGCCGGCAACGAACTGCCACCGCGCACGCCGGGCATCCTCGCCGTGGACCTGCGGCAGTCGCCGATCATGTGGTTCGCCGGCTACTACGGTGCCGACACACCGGCGCTGGGTGATCGCTACTACCTCACCGGCGATTCGGTGGAATGCGAGGACGACGGCTCGATCAGTTTCATCGGCCGCTCGGATGACCTGATCACCTCGTCGGGCTATCGCATCGGTCCATTCGATGTGGAGAGCGTGCTGATGGAACACCCTGCGGTGGCGGAAACGGCGGTGATCGGCGTACCCGATCCAGAGCGCACCGAGATCGTCAAAGCGTTCGTGATCCTGCGCGCTGGGTTCAGCGGCAGCGACGCGCTGGCGCAGGAACTGCAGCAGCATGTGCGACGCCGGCTGTCCGCCCATGCGTACCCGCGTCAGGTGGCGTTCGTGGCGGAACTACCGAAGACGCCCAGCGGCAAGCTGCAGCGCTTCCTGCTGCGCAAGGCCGAGATCGAGAAGCAGGCGGCGGCTGGCTGA
- the ubiA gene encoding 4-hydroxybenzoate octaprenyltransferase, translating into MADTPLSAPHPAPTPRWRHYWSLMRADRPIGTLLLLWPTWWALWLAAGGLPPLWTLFVFTAGVWLTRSAGCVINDYADRWLDPHVERTKARPLATGAISGRAALALFAALMLVAFGLVLTLNGLTVALSFIGVFLAASYPYLKRYTHLPQVYLGMSFGWGIPMAFAAVQGEVPMLGWLLYAGNILWSTAYDTWYAMVDREDDLKMGSHSTAILFGDLDLVIQGVLYALFLATMALVGVRGGLGGYYLAGVAVATLLVVYEFWICRNRERGPCFKAFLHNNWVGAALFAGIAVDLALR; encoded by the coding sequence ATGGCTGATACCCCCCTTTCCGCGCCGCATCCGGCGCCGACGCCGCGCTGGCGTCATTACTGGAGTCTGATGCGCGCCGATCGCCCGATCGGCACGCTGCTGCTGCTGTGGCCCACCTGGTGGGCGTTGTGGCTGGCCGCTGGCGGCCTGCCGCCGCTGTGGACCCTGTTCGTGTTCACCGCTGGCGTCTGGCTGACCCGCTCGGCCGGTTGCGTCATCAACGACTACGCCGACCGCTGGCTCGACCCGCATGTGGAGCGCACCAAGGCGCGGCCGCTGGCCACCGGTGCGATCAGCGGGCGTGCGGCGCTGGCGCTGTTCGCGGCGCTGATGCTGGTGGCCTTCGGCCTGGTGTTGACCCTGAACGGCCTGACCGTCGCCCTCAGCTTCATCGGCGTGTTCCTGGCGGCCAGCTATCCCTACCTGAAGCGCTACACCCATCTGCCGCAGGTCTACCTGGGCATGTCCTTCGGTTGGGGCATTCCGATGGCCTTCGCCGCCGTACAGGGCGAGGTGCCGATGCTGGGCTGGCTGCTGTATGCCGGCAACATCCTGTGGTCCACCGCCTACGACACCTGGTACGCCATGGTCGACCGCGAGGACGACCTGAAGATGGGTTCGCATTCCACCGCGATCCTGTTCGGCGATCTGGACCTGGTCATCCAGGGCGTGCTGTATGCACTTTTCCTGGCCACGATGGCGCTGGTGGGTGTGCGCGGCGGGCTGGGCGGTTACTACCTGGCCGGCGTAGCCGTGGCGACGCTGCTGGTGGTGTACGAGTTCTGGATCTGCCGCAACCGCGAGCGTGGACCGTGCTTCAAGGCCTTCCTGCACAACAACTGGGTGGGCGCCGCGCTGTTTGCCGGTATAGCCGTGGATCTGGCGCTGCGTTGA